A genome region from Maylandia zebra isolate NMK-2024a linkage group LG6, Mzebra_GT3a, whole genome shotgun sequence includes the following:
- the tekt4 gene encoding tektin-4, with protein MCSDVVVSRPHYDSRAVAQGVPEKDHLVAAPQPSSGLATAGYRSAKYTPTEWFSNYQNLLQQAGTDCHEATSLQRESRTLYQDTDASTFKTQAEGTRRLGERLQEIHYWKSELQRHIEQLLADTESLVALKMRLEKALDATEIPYAIATDNLNCRARRLGADLVRDTVEEELFKEVDLIRSVQALLKRTTAQVVSQIKLNREAKHTLEMDWSDKYQAYHFDDHSGRHSNMSSDTQHHPSSAAMQEQVSSHPLWTKFTQDNLFKAVQEEQATNSLRLLVEQVLQDTAEDLRVQCSSVDRAFSERCVELNEAKTQLNMQLKQILEQIGAQEKNIVALQQAIHNKEAPLRVAQSRLYLRSLRPNMELCRDEPQLSLEGEVKQIDATLASLQQKLSKARESLSRLEESRMALEKDINCKTHSLFIEREKCMTHRKRYPTTSALSGY; from the exons atgtgctcgGATGTTGTAGTATCACGACCTCACtatgacagcagagctgtagcTCAGGGGGTCCCGGAGAAAGATCACCTTGTAGCGGCCCCACAGCCGTCCTCGGGCTTAGCCACAGCAGGGTACCGCTCGGCTAAATACACCCCGACTGAATGGTTCTCCAACTACCAAAACTTACTTCAGCAAGCCGGTACCGACTGCCACGAAGCTACGAGCCTTCAGCGAGAGTCCAGAACTTTGTACCAAGACACCGATGCATCCACTTTTAAGACACAGGCCGAGGGAACGCGTCGTCTGGGAGAGAGACTACAAGAGATCCACTACTGGAAGTCTGAGCTGCAGCGGCACATCGAGCAGCTGCTGGCCGACACGGAGTCACTGGTGGCGCTGAAGATGCGGCTGGAGAAGGCGCTGGATGCCACCGAGATTCCCTATGCTATCGCCACAGACAACCTGAACTGCAGGGCGAGAAGGCTGGGAGCTGACCTGGTCAGAGACACTGTGGAGGAAGAGTTGTTCAAG GAAGTGGACTTGATCAGGAGTGTCCAGGCTCTTCTGAAGAGAACTACAGCTCAGGTTGTCAGTCAAATCAA GTTGAACAGAGAAGCCAAGCACACTTTAGAGATGGACTGGTCTGATAAGTACCAGGCCTACCATTTTGATGACCACAGCGGAAGACACAGTAACATGAGTTCAGATACGCAGCACCATCCCAGCTCAGCTGCCATGCAAGAACA GGTGTCCAGCCACCCATTATGGACGAAGTTTACACAAGACAACCTGTTCAAGGCCGTGCAGGAGGAACAGGCTACCAACAGTCTCAG ATTGCTGGTAGAGCAGGTGCTGCAGGACACGGCTGAGGATCTGAGAGTCCAGTGCTCCAGTGTTGACCGAGCCTTTAGCGAACGCTGTGTGGAGCTGAATGAGGCCAAGACACAGCTCAATATGCAGCTCAAACAG ATCTTGGAGCAAATTGGTGCCCAGGAGAAAAACATTGTGGCTCTGCAGCAGGCCATTCACAACAAAGAAGCTCCACTGCGAGTAGCTCAGTCCAGACTTTACCTTCGCTCCCTCAGACCCAACATGGAGCTGTGCAGAGATGAACCCCAACTCAG TTTGGAAGGGGAGGTGAAGCAGATTGATGCCACTCTGGCATCTCTACAGCAGAAGCTGAGCAAAGCCAGAGAGTCCCTGTCTCGCCTGGAGGAGTCACGCATGGCGTTGGAGAAAGACATCAACTGCAAAACCCACTCACTGTTCATCGAGAGGGAAAAGTGCATGACTCACCGTAAACGATACCCGACCACTTCAGCACTGTCAGGATACTGA